The Spirosoma sp. SC4-14 DNA window TTCTTCTGGTACTGCTGATTGAGGGCCACCGCAGCCCGGTTGTTCTGATTGATTTTGCCCGTGGTTCGGTCGTAGGCATTATCCAGCGAGTCGAGCTGTTTTTTGAGATCGGCCGTTTGCTTCTTGAGACCCAGGTAGGAATTTTCAGCGGCAACGATGGTCGATTTCGCCACCTGGAGGGCTTTGCTCTGGGCCTCGATGGCGCGGGTCACGGTGTTGACCTCCTGGAGAATGGCTTTTTGCTGCTTCTGATAGTCTTTCTGGGTGGGGTCCAGGGCCTGATAGCGTTGGAAGAGGCTGGCCAGTTTAGCCGTCAGTTCGGTGACCACCTGCCCGTTGAGTTGCTGGGCCTCGGTCAGGTCTTTTTCGGCTTTGCGGGCTGTTTCCAGTTTGGCACCGACCTGGCCGATTTTCTGGATATAGTCGACAAGCTGGCGATCGGCCCCGTCTTTGGTAACGCTGAGTTTGGCTAAATCCTCCTTGAGGGGAATGAGTTGGCGGGCGGCCTCCTGATAGGCCGCTCGGATGCGCTGCAACCAGGCCAGCGTATGCTGGGCCCAGTCGGCTCCGGCGGCATCGAGGGCCTCGAGTTGGGCGTGATAGCCCTGGAAATCAAAAATGTCTTCGGGTTTGATAATACCGGGCATGGCACACAGAATGGTTTTGGTGCATGCAGTCGGCCCCGGTGGTAGTGTCAGGGGTAAAGATAAGCAAACGAAGCGAGTTTCGGTAGGGGCATTGAGGACGAAACGGATAGTCTCTGATCCAGTAATTGGGGGTACCTCAAGGCGGCTTAAGCTCTGATCAAAACCGGCTCACCAAAGGGGGTAAGGACAAGATTTTATGTTTCAGCGAGTATTGGTATTCCGGCCAAGCGTACATCAAAAACGTATAACAAAACGCCGGGCCTGAATACGTGCCGGGCGTTTTGTTATAAATAATTTAATTGATGGAAGTGAAAGTTCTGTAATCATCTTTGCTCCAATACCTACTGGACTATTATTTGGCTTTCAAACAGTTTGTCCCCCATTTTTACATGCAAGAAGTAGGTATCATGCGGGAGTTCATGGACATCAAAGTGCACACTTTTCGTTTGTTTAAAATAGTCAGCAGCTTTAGTCGCGTCAAATTGTTTAACTACGTTTCCTTTCTGATTGTAGAGTGCGATTTCCTGTATTAACTCCTGTGCCATTAATGCATCATCAAAATCAAGAGTTAACGTACTTTGGGTCGGATTAGGATAAGCTGCTCGGTAAGGAGAGTAACCAGATAGCCAAATGTAGAAGGTAGCATCTTGGCCAGAACCATTCGAATTTGTTGCTGTACCTACTACTCTTAAAAAACTGGATGGGTAGGCATTACAACTTGTTCCACTGGGACTAATAGACCCTGTTCCATTAGTAATAACCCAATTTGCACCAGATGCCGTCCCATTTGTTAGCAGCGATAGAGTGGCCACCCAAGAAACAGTTCCTGACGAACCAGGTGATCCATTAAAGGTTGTCGATACAATATAAGGCGTACCAATGGCTGGATAGGGCGTTATATAACCCGATGTTCCACAGGCGTTTGTTGCTGAAACCAGTAACTGTCCTCCATAACTTGTAGTGTTAATAGGAGCACTGTTATAAGTACCCGTGTTTCCTGTCGTGTAAGTAGTCCCTCCATTAACCCTTAGCCCCCCAGTGGCCTGCCAATTGACCGCTGTATAATATAAAGGGTAATAAGTAGTAGCAACGGCTGCAGAGCCGGGTTGGTCAATCACCTGAACTTGTGCAGTACCCGACTGATTGTTCCCTAAAGAAGTAGGAATCGACCATACGGATATATTCGGAGTCGATACACAATTGTACGAAAACGTGTGAGAAACCGATCCATCGATAGCCGTAAATGATAGTGTACCATTTTGTGGATAGGAGTAATAGACACGAAGATAACTTAAATCCCCAGCTACATTTACTAACGTATATCCCGATGGCTTCGAAATTACATTTGATACAGATACATTGGCAAAGTTTACGTAAGCTAAGCCATTGTAATATCGAGCATATACATCAAAATAATTACTTGAATAAGCACAAGGCACCTGTAATAGAGCTCCATCATTATACTCTTGACCGGCATAGATCTGAATTTTAAAATTGGACTGGCCCCAAACAAAATTAGTAAACAGGCATAGGGATATTACCCCTACAATGGTAGTGGTTAACGATTTCATAAAAGGAGGTAGTTTAAAAGTGAAAACTTAAGGTGAGGGTATTTAAAGGTAAAAATTGATAACTCGTTCTTGGGAACTCGTTATAAGCATGGTAGCCACTTGTAAAGCCTCTTTCGTCCTGAGAGTAGTTAATATGGCTTATCTGAAAGCTGGATTCTGCAGAGAGAGAGAGATGGCGCGTAACAAAATATTTATATCCTATAAAAAGAACTCCGCCTTGTTCGTGCGTAATTTCTGTTATGATAGCTCCCGTTCCAACATACGGGGCAGGGTTTGGAATATCCCAGATATAGTAGTAGTTATTCTCATATCGCCAGAAATAATCTATTCCCCCATAAACGAGTGATTTAGTACTATTTTTTTGGGTTGAAAGCACTTTCTGATATTCATAGCCAATTCTGATTAGAGAAGCAGTATTGTAATCGAATTGCCGGAATGCCATGTAGTTCGAATTTTTCAAATAGCCTCCCCGCAAACGAATGGCCCCGTGCTGACCAATCTTTCGTCGGACTAGTAAAGAGTATTTGGGCAGCGTGTTTTTATCGATCAGCCAAAGCAGGTCAGTTCCTACCTCCCATTTTGGCTCCTCCACAAGGTTAGCAATGGGCACTTGTTGAGCATTCGTGATGCCAGGACTGATAAACACGAAAAGGAAGAATAAGAAGTAAATGGTGCGTCTCATAATCAGTGGATTTAGCTTAAAAGCGCCCCTTTAATATGTTTATACTTTTAGCACCTAATTAATATTTTATTAAAAATCATGGTAGTCCTAAACTTGTAATGATAGGTCGTAGTGAGTCACCACAAATTTTATTGAGTTAACATGGCGATCCAGTTTTTTAGAAAATGACAGGCTTAACCGAACCAGCCCAGAGCATCTCTTTTTTCTGGACTTGCAACAGTATAGTGGAGATTTTTTCAGGCGGCCATTGCGGCAGTGAAAAAATAAGATTCCTGTTGACTAGGTGTCCGGTAATTCAATACCGAATGTTTCCGTCGGCGTAGGGCGGCCTGTGGTTGTACAAACTCTCTATATACTCAAAGATCGCTAACCAAGCTGCTGCCTGTGTCTCAAAAATACATATGATAAACCAACCGCAACGGCGGATCATGGGAAACTCGCAGGCATTTTCCTTTATAAATAAGTTGAAGTTTATCCTCCTCCCCAAGTCTACCCAAAAAAGTCTCTAGTCAAATGTAGCAAGTCTACATCTCCTAACACTGCGGAATCAATCGGTAAATTCTAACTCAATTATGAGAATAGCAGCCCTGTCCACTCCCTACTAGGCCCTAGGCGGCAGTAGCGGCTACGGCTTCTGCCAATTGGTTTCAGCGGCCGCTTTTAACTTCAAATACCGCTGCATCGGCCGGGTGAGCTTGCCTCCGTAACTCCGCTTGCTATGCGGCTCAAAGAGCCACTGACGGGTGAGCACCTCTAAGCGTTCTAACTCCTGCAACCGACGCATTACGGCCCGAAACGCCCGATCCTCCTTACTCACCTGCTGGCTCCGGTAAAGCGCACCCGCAATGCCCCAGCGCGAAACAAAGTAACGACTGCCCAGATACAGCCGTCGGCACCGACGACCCGTGATCGGACACAGGGCATACCAGATCCCACCGCCCCGCCCTAAATTACTCGCCTGCCGAAGCAGTGGAATCACCTGATCGATACGACCGCCAAAATGATCATAGCCCAACCGCAACCAGCCACGGGTGGCCTCCCCGGTAGATTCCTCATCAAAGGTGATGTGTAGCTCTACCACCCGAACCGGACAATAGCGCTGGTTGCTCAGGAGCCGCCCACGACTGCGGCCGCTGAAATAGCCCTCCTCTTTGAGCCCCTGGAGGTCAATACTCAACCGATCGTCGAAGGATGGAATTGTCGTTTTCTGCCGGGCCATGGAACCAATACGATTTTTAAAGGCAAACCTAACACGCTAAAGAAACTTTTTTACAAAATCGGCATAACCATCTCACATCCAGCAATATGATAGTTTCTTTATATTAGAATAGCCATTACGCAGAAACCCATTTTTCAGGGGGCTATGAGCCGCTGCTGCTTCCTTTGGATAGGGTCGTTTCTGGCGGCTCTAGCTGACTACCTGTTGAGCTACCCTAAGCCGCTGCTGCTGCCGCTAAAGACGGGGGACAATAATATCCGGCTTACCACTCGGGGAAGGCACGTCGGCTACAATTCATAGGCAATACGCAAGGCCTGCTCATCAACCGCGCGTTGATAGTAGGTTCGAAAGGGTAAACGGCTTAGCTCATAGGCCATACCATCCCTGCCCAGCGGTAGCGGCCGCAGCAAGCCCGCCCGGCGTAGCTCGGTAAAGAGAACTCCATCGGTCGGCGTGAGCGTACTTTCCTTTAATAAAGGCTGTGAGTACGATTCCTCCCAGGCTAAACCGTACTGCTGGCAGTCGCTGGCCAGCGCAATCAGAAACGTATCACTGCCCAGGTAGGAATTCGACAACAGGACAGCAAAAGGAATCTCCAGATCAAGAAGTTGCTGGAGTTGACAATCCATTTTCATAAGATAGTTTTTGTACACGTTCACCGAGTAAGATTTAAGATCCGGGCCTCATAGGCAGGGTAGACTGTGCTGTTGCCTTTGACGGGTAGTACCTCCCCGAAAATAGGCTTGCCTTCACGTGGGGTATAGCGTGGCCAAGTCAACAGATC harbors:
- a CDS encoding T9SS type A sorting domain-containing protein, which codes for MKSLTTTIVGVISLCLFTNFVWGQSNFKIQIYAGQEYNDGALLQVPCAYSSNYFDVYARYYNGLAYVNFANVSVSNVISKPSGYTLVNVAGDLSYLRVYYSYPQNGTLSFTAIDGSVSHTFSYNCVSTPNISVWSIPTSLGNNQSGTAQVQVIDQPGSAAVATTYYPLYYTAVNWQATGGLRVNGGTTYTTGNTGTYNSAPINTTSYGGQLLVSATNACGTSGYITPYPAIGTPYIVSTTFNGSPGSSGTVSWVATLSLLTNGTASGANWVITNGTGSISPSGTSCNAYPSSFLRVVGTATNSNGSGQDATFYIWLSGYSPYRAAYPNPTQSTLTLDFDDALMAQELIQEIALYNQKGNVVKQFDATKAADYFKQTKSVHFDVHELPHDTYFLHVKMGDKLFESQIIVQ